The genomic segment GTCTGAAAGAACTTTAAAATTATAATTATTACTATCAATAAAGGATTTAACAGTATCTAAAGGTTCACCAATTTCTATAGCTACTATAACCAAGTCGCTATCTTTTGTTTCTTGATATAATTTTTCGATTTCAGGCATTTCTGATCTGCAAGGTGGACACCAAGTTGCCCAAAAATTAAGAAAAACCTTTTTACCTTTTAAGTCACTTAAAGATAATTCCTTACCCTCTAGATCCTTTAATTTGAAATCCGTAGCCTTGGTTTTAGAAGCCTTAGGATTTATTCCAATGGGCTTAGTAGGAGCATTATTTTGATTGGGACTACTTTTGTCTGTATTTTCCACAGATAAGTTAGAGTTAGAACTTGATGCATTGTAGGTGTTTAAAGTATGGACAGAGACACCTACAATGATAGCAGCTACAAGTACTATTAGTAATTTTTTCATATTAATTATCTCCTTTAACTAAAAATTAATAAAATTCATATATTGACTTAATATGGCTAATTTGTTTGTGAAAATCATAACCCCCATTATT from the Clostridium sp. CM027 genome contains:
- a CDS encoding TlpA disulfide reductase family protein; translation: MKKLLIVLVAAIIVGVSVHTLNTYNASSSNSNLSVENTDKSSPNQNNAPTKPIGINPKASKTKATDFKLKDLEGKELSLSDLKGKKVFLNFWATWCPPCRSEMPEIEKLYQETKDSDLVIVAIEIGEPLDTVKSFIDSNNYNFKVLSDPDQIVAAQYNIASIPTSYFIDVDGNIISKHYGAMNIDQMKEYIKTLDK